A genomic window from Sphingomonas taxi includes:
- a CDS encoding TonB-dependent receptor domain-containing protein produces the protein MLLVGTMLLPPAFLFQGQALAQARPASEASTLTPAVEDAPATSAEDADAAPPAQAADDRKASERKQGDQTVDEAAPGESQPARPTSDRRKADTAADGSIVVTGSRIGGYDPTSDVKVYTQDDIKALGVSNVQDFIRSLPQNQASVGYGLNNRTKAANQDAHGLGGLGVAGVNLRGLGTKNTLVLVNGRRIAGAAGVEDGFANINTIPLAAVDRVEVSLGGNSAVYGADAMAGVVNFILKKHYNGYAATVRHENSSTGARTTQATYLAATSWGSGSITGTLSLTQIDPAQNVKLGYVTHDYRRYITREQLVALGRSRYALDQRSSRDGAQPGAIVLDYKILASKGQRAKDVDETYQWKPGGDMTHPTFAGLGPIDRETIAPNIPVDAGEHQRSGGLSLNIEQKITDRLRVTLDYLGSINKANLRELWQKIDIVVPFTQAYSPLKRSDFPAEAVIANTFGVYYYPSADYANGRMRRGFQETTIRSHTVNGGLRYEFDPETALSGNYSYSRNTATGKQQGIQNLTSTRYGHCVASTGTVTAPNLDAIVAAQCAAINSSDPALAFNFLDDGTGKLGVPASVFFVTTHRLATSAGAQDADILFTAAPITLPAGKVRLAIGGETRTNSVKSPRIVQRTAERLNTRLWAAYAELRVPLIAETMGIPLFHTLDLSLKARYDRYDSHGPIGTVDNIPYADGGTLIRGKSTFDRLSPDVGLAWTPIGGLLVRGSVSSNFTPPPFTALYDVVAGQTNFEKYIFSDPLAPADDPYYTWNGPIPAQTQANPTLRPSVARSYNLGLVITPPRAMHNLNLEVNYYRTRIRDRVSDSTELFDLIPATEYFAIPEFFVRDASGYIVRQIIKPINIGWDKSESLDVQFSYAIPTGIGLITPSILYSRNFKQQVSYAGRVSTINNLGTSTGIDKYRLVGNLDFTRPDLMARLTVRYIPPYENTYDLTREDGEFWDSDFDGVKDQPMHIASLITYDFTTRWQATPKLTLSAGGRNIFNAKPPFAMIDRRPFDASRYDIRGRVLYAEARVNL, from the coding sequence ATGCTGCTTGTCGGTACGATGCTGCTGCCGCCGGCGTTTTTGTTTCAAGGGCAGGCACTTGCGCAGGCGCGCCCTGCCTCGGAGGCATCGACGCTGACGCCTGCGGTGGAGGACGCGCCTGCGACCAGCGCCGAGGATGCGGACGCAGCTCCACCTGCTCAGGCCGCCGACGATCGGAAGGCCTCCGAACGGAAGCAAGGCGATCAGACGGTAGACGAGGCCGCGCCCGGCGAATCGCAACCCGCGCGGCCGACGTCCGATCGACGCAAGGCGGACACCGCGGCGGATGGATCCATTGTCGTCACCGGGTCGCGTATCGGCGGTTATGATCCGACCAGCGACGTCAAGGTCTATACGCAGGACGACATCAAGGCGCTCGGCGTCTCCAACGTGCAGGATTTCATTCGTAGCCTGCCGCAGAACCAGGCATCGGTAGGCTATGGCCTGAACAATCGCACCAAGGCCGCGAACCAGGATGCTCACGGATTGGGCGGCCTCGGCGTCGCCGGGGTCAATCTGCGCGGACTCGGCACCAAGAACACGCTGGTGCTGGTCAACGGCCGGCGCATCGCCGGTGCGGCGGGAGTGGAGGATGGCTTCGCCAACATCAACACCATACCGCTCGCGGCCGTGGATCGGGTCGAGGTTAGTCTGGGCGGCAACAGCGCGGTCTATGGGGCAGACGCGATGGCCGGCGTGGTCAACTTCATCCTGAAAAAGCATTATAATGGCTATGCTGCGACGGTACGGCACGAGAACTCCAGCACCGGCGCGCGCACGACCCAGGCGACCTATCTTGCCGCGACCTCATGGGGCAGTGGATCGATCACCGGGACGCTGTCGCTGACGCAGATCGATCCGGCGCAAAACGTCAAGCTCGGTTATGTCACGCACGACTACCGCCGGTACATTACGCGAGAACAACTCGTGGCTTTGGGGCGGTCGAGATATGCTCTCGACCAACGATCCTCGAGAGATGGCGCACAGCCCGGGGCCATCGTGCTGGATTACAAAATCCTGGCGTCAAAGGGGCAGAGGGCAAAGGACGTCGATGAGACCTACCAGTGGAAGCCAGGCGGGGACATGACGCATCCGACCTTCGCCGGGTTGGGCCCAATCGATCGCGAGACGATCGCGCCGAACATTCCGGTCGACGCCGGCGAACATCAGCGCAGTGGTGGCCTGTCCCTAAATATCGAGCAGAAGATCACCGATCGGCTGCGCGTCACCCTCGACTATCTAGGCTCGATCAACAAGGCGAACCTGCGCGAACTATGGCAGAAGATCGATATCGTCGTGCCGTTCACCCAGGCATATAGTCCGCTCAAACGCAGCGACTTTCCCGCCGAGGCGGTGATCGCGAACACGTTCGGCGTCTATTATTATCCCAGTGCCGATTACGCCAATGGGCGCATGCGCCGAGGATTTCAGGAAACAACGATCCGCTCGCATACGGTCAACGGCGGGCTTCGCTACGAATTCGATCCGGAAACGGCGCTTTCGGGCAATTACTCCTATTCGCGCAACACCGCGACCGGGAAGCAGCAGGGCATCCAAAACCTGACCAGCACCCGGTACGGCCATTGCGTCGCCAGCACCGGCACCGTGACCGCGCCCAATCTCGATGCGATCGTCGCGGCACAATGCGCGGCAATCAACAGCAGCGATCCGGCGCTGGCGTTCAACTTCCTCGATGATGGAACCGGCAAACTCGGCGTCCCCGCCAGCGTCTTCTTCGTCACCACCCATCGGCTGGCGACGTCGGCGGGTGCGCAGGATGCCGACATCCTGTTCACCGCTGCGCCGATCACGCTGCCGGCCGGCAAGGTGCGCCTGGCGATCGGCGGGGAAACACGGACCAATTCGGTGAAGAGCCCCCGCATCGTCCAGCGAACCGCAGAACGGCTGAATACGCGGTTATGGGCGGCCTATGCGGAGCTGCGCGTACCGTTGATCGCGGAGACGATGGGAATACCGCTTTTCCACACCCTCGATCTGTCGCTGAAGGCGCGCTACGATCGGTATGATTCCCACGGGCCGATCGGCACCGTCGACAATATCCCGTACGCTGACGGCGGCACACTCATCCGCGGCAAGTCGACCTTCGACCGGCTCAGTCCTGACGTTGGACTGGCCTGGACGCCGATCGGTGGCCTGCTAGTGAGGGGCAGCGTGTCGTCCAACTTCACGCCTCCACCCTTTACCGCGCTTTACGATGTCGTTGCGGGTCAGACGAACTTCGAGAAATACATCTTCTCCGATCCCCTCGCTCCGGCTGACGACCCTTATTACACCTGGAACGGTCCGATCCCGGCGCAAACGCAAGCCAATCCGACTCTACGTCCGTCGGTGGCGCGCAGCTACAACCTCGGATTAGTGATCACGCCGCCACGCGCGATGCATAACCTCAATCTCGAAGTGAACTATTACCGGACCCGCATCCGCGACCGGGTTAGCGATTCTACCGAGTTGTTCGACTTGATCCCCGCAACGGAATATTTTGCGATACCGGAATTTTTTGTACGGGATGCCAGCGGATATATCGTTCGCCAGATCATCAAGCCGATCAACATCGGCTGGGACAAAAGCGAGTCGCTGGACGTACAATTCAGCTACGCGATTCCGACCGGTATCGGCCTGATCACGCCATCGATCCTCTATTCGCGGAACTTCAAACAACAGGTTTCCTATGCTGGACGCGTCTCGACGATCAACAATCTCGGTACGTCGACTGGTATCGACAAATACCGGCTCGTCGGCAATCTGGATTTCACCCGCCCCGATCTGATGGCCCGGCTGACCGTGCGATACATACCGCCCTATGAGAATACCTACGACCTGACGCGGGAAGACGGTGAATTCTGGGATTCCGATTTTGACGGTGTGAAGGATCAGCCGATGCACATTGCCAGTCTGATCACCTATGATTTCACCACGCGGTGGCAAGCGACGCCGAAG